A genomic window from Nicotiana sylvestris chromosome 11, ASM39365v2, whole genome shotgun sequence includes:
- the LOC104233871 gene encoding 36.4 kDa proline-rich protein-like codes for MDFSKKTSLLFISILLIISSITPILGCNHCKKHKKPKTTPNIPPINNIPSPPKETTTCPIDTLKLGACVDLLGGLVHIGIGNPVINECCPIIQGLVEIEAAVCLCTTLKLKLLNLNLYVPLALQLLLTCGKTPPPGYTCSL; via the coding sequence atggatTTCTCCAAAAAAACATCTCTTCTTTTCATCTCTATACTTCTCATAATTTCTTCAATCACTCCCATTCTTGGTTGTAACCATTGCAAAAAACACAAGAAACCCAAAACTACTCCCAATATTCCACCTATTAATAATATTCCATCACCACCAAAAGAGACTACTACTTGCCCTATTGATACACTTAAACTTGGAGCTTGTGTTGATCTTCTTGGTGGGCTAGTTCATATTGGGATTGGTAATCCTGTTATTAATGAATGTTGTCCAATTATTCAAGGGCTTGTGGAAATTGAAGCTGCAGTTTGTCTTTGTACAACTCTTAAGCTTAAGCTTCTAAATCTTAATCTTTATGTCCCTTTGGCACTTCAACTCCTTCTAACTTGTGGCAAGACTCCACCTCCTGGCTACACTTGCTCTTTGTAG